TAGTCGTCTATCATTGCCCTACAGCATACATTTAGATACATGGTGCAAAGCAACGATAGAAGACTAGAGTCGGCCTTAGTCCATACAGTATGGACACGAGGCTATGATACACGAGGCTACGAGACATACGGCTACAAGATACGAGGCTACGAGTTACAACGCTACGAGTTACAAGACCCGATTACAAGATACGAGGCTATGAGATCTAACGCTAAGAGATACAAAGCTACAAGGTACAAGACAAGCCTATGAGATAAGAAGCTAGAAGATGCATGGCTAAGAGCTACTCACGCGGTGTCCTGGGCCTGCTCGTCCGACTTGGAGATCTTCCTGTAGCAATATACCATCTCCACCAGGAGCCAGCAGGTGAGGAAGACCAGCAGGACGTACATCATGATCTCTGAGTACAGGGCAGTGGTGTCGTCACTGGCTgccagatagacacacacaacccATAGAGATGGATATAGGGCACACTTGCTACAAAGTCTGTATTAGCATTGGCAGCGCCATCAAAGGctttcaccattttaaagtagtcaactgggcgGGACtacctatgggttaaggaagggtAACGGCATTCCATTCAAGTCAGCAGAAGGGATCAGCCAAATACTCCTGAGCAAAGATTCAAGCACCACAGGTGGCAATTAAATCATTAACTTTAGCTTTATGCCCGTTCAGACTATACACACTCTAACACAGTAGCTGGAGGTATACGCCTTTTAAGTTTGATTACAAACCACCAATAAACTCATAGAAGGAGACACTGACTACTTTGAAATTGATATAGCCCTCAGTGGttctgcccatgctgtcacagaagtGATGATTCGCAAAGATAGGTgtgctctctttccatctctatgaCACAACCCACACCGCATCTGATTGGATAGAACACTGCAAGACAACAAAAATAGACAATGTATTTCAACTGCAGTGGTTGGATAGGGTCTTACTGTAAATCTTGCACAGACTGTTCTACAAGTATGTCATTTGTGAATTAAGGCATAGAGTAGTAAAGATAGCTATTCGTCAATAAGATAACTGGGTAGGCCAATTTGTTTGAATGGGCCAGTGAACAGACCCAGCATATCAGCCATAATAAAGAACTGCCCTGTCGCCACTAGCAATGAAATGACAATTCTAATTGAAACGACTTCAGTATGTAGCAATCTATTTCAGATTCATCCATTCACTCATAATCAAAACTACAAAACAGTCCTATAGGTGGACAGTACAGCTTGTTCTGTTAGCCAGATGAAGTCAATCTCATCCCGTATAGGAGGCAGTTAAGCATGCTTTGTCTGTACATATGAGTTTTTTTGGTACATATTGAGAATACACATTTGATTAGATAATGGTCCAATGATAAAAATGGTAAGATCCAATTACTGCTAGTATTATCAAATGTGTAAAGTATACAGTATAGTGTTTCAGGTAACCTTATTGAGAATAACCAACAAGTCCTCTCGTGATGCTTTAGTGTTTTCCTGCATGCATCGTACATTCTCTACCACCGTTGCCCAGGCAATTTATTGCCAGCTAACGAGATAGTTAGTGTAGCTCTATGCAAAAAACCCATTAGACATTGTATGTAGCCCATATTGATTGGTCAGGTTCCCCCCAAGTTAAAAAAACGGCCATACTGTCTTGCAACACTGCAAACCCACTACAAACGATCCAACGATCATGCTATCTCTTCCCCTAGTTTTCTTACATACAACGCGGTCTTAAATGAACGATGCATTTAATTGGCCCCGTTGTCCTCCCAGTACTACTGCCAGCATTAAACTGGAGCGTTTAGGCTTCATATTTGTAACATAAAAGTGTAAACCATCAAAACGTCTTGCTACAACACATAGAGGAATAAATCATCAAAAACATGAATGATAATCGCCGTCCTCAATGTCCTTGTTGAGTCGTTGTCCGTTTCAGATGTTGTGACTGAAGATAAAAAGTGACTGTGCCAATAAGGAAGTCCACTACACTACAAGATATTGGTACACTATTATCACATTAATAGAGCAGGTTAGATTTAtacgttgttgtttttttaaaacagTTTATAAGCGGAAAGACGTTCTTTATATTTAAATAAGTCATTCTTCCTCTTACATGTGAGAGTTGGATCTGTTGAGAACCACCGGGTCAATGAATTGGTGGCCAAACTCCCAAGAAGCTTGAGGCACGGCATTTCCTGTGTGAAACTTCCAAATCGCTGCAGAAAGATATACTTATCGTAATCCCTTCTTATATTGGAATGAAACATTGCTCGCTGGTCCACGGCTTTTTTCCAATTGGACATGGTTATGGTATGAGATGCAAAAGAAAAGTTGTATGTTTGATGTAAAGTACACAAGGGCAAACTAAAATACAGTTGGTAATGACTATTATCAAATGTAGATGTATGCAGATATGAGCCAGCCACTTAAGACACAACTAAGTCGGTCTATATGAACCCCAGCAGTTCATAAtaagtagacagagagaggagaggtattgTAAAGTGAATTGTAGGAATAATTATATACAACTATATCTATTAAATAGTATGTTTGAGCACGGTGAACATCCAGGAACCGTCCAGTAAATAGAAACCAAATGATGTACATTACCCCTTATAATAGATAGTAAAGTAGAAAAAAAACTCCCTTACTATACGAGGGCTTCAATTGAGCTttgataataataaaaacagaacaaaaacacacaattacTCATACAATAAAATGATGAATGTTGTTTTATGCAAATTGTAAATACGATTAACATACCCAATAGCGCCggagaaaaataatacattttactttTAAGTTTTGTCAAAACACATGGCAACAACCAAGGAGAAGCACGTGCAAATATGCAAATCACACATCGCAAACCACAGATGGTTAAGCCTCCAGCAAGGAGCTTGAAAGCACGGGAAGTACAATTACAAAATAGGAAGTAACAGGAAGTGCTCTTACCTTCCTCTCTGACCACCAGGTTGATCACCAGGGTTTTGGTAACCGAGTGCGAGTAGGAGTCAAACTCAAACTGTCGGAACACCTTACAATTGTAGGTGCCCGTGTCGTTCATTGTGACGTTGAGGATACTGATGGAGAGTTCCTGCAGGTCTTTACTTCCATTCCACACCAGGCGACCACGCCAAGGCCCCTCCAGCTCCCTGGGGTGCCCATCAAACAGGTAGATCTGAGGGCGACATAGCAGgcatgcaggcacgcacacacacacacacagtaatcgtTGATAGCTAACTTTGCCTCACAGTTCAAAGTACTTGTAGACCATACAgcctgaccaggaaaaacctCCATGCCCTAGTTATGGGCAATCATTCccggtcaggtcacatggtcaggaaaaatgGCTGGTCCTATCATCAGGTGAAATAATTGTCATGAAATTGAAGAAGTTGGTGTTTGTGCGAATGTATGTTAGATGGAGGAGACCTACAGGGACGGGTTCTTCGTCAGGTGGGATGTAGTACCAGTCAACGCGTGTCTCCGCGctgacctcctctctcttcatacaGGAGATGCAGGTCAGTTTCATTGGGTTCCCAACGACTGCCTCTGTTTCCGAGGGCACGTCCACACATACTGGCCTGCTCACCTGCACTGGAGATCGTAACAAACAGAGCGGCATCACACCAGCACCACACTGTAGCATGTACAGTACACATCACCCAGAGATAcataatcgtgtgtgtgtgtttttgtgtgagagaggcaggttaGTGTTTTTTGTCATGAATATTGTTCTGGGGGCatctctgcagagtggtcactagttggcacagccacaaagtcatacaatccGATtttaaacccaaccctaaccttaaccctgaccttaacaaCACTGCTAAACTTaatgcttaaccctaaccttaaagtaACACcgaaaagcaaaaacatttttaatgaatttttacATTATAccttttgactttgcagctggcctaagGGGAAATCATTCAGTTCTACCTCCAAGACAAGACTCATGACATTAAACGTCAACCTACGTGTGAGAGCTGGCGGGAATAGAagacaacagaaacacaaacgGATGATTCTATTCAATCACACCCTCCGCCCATCCCCCCGTGGTCTGTTGGTCTGAGAGTGGTGTTCTATCTGATAACCCTGTGAACTCATTTTCTGCCAGCCTTGGATGAGCTCCCTGTTGTGCCAGTCAGACTGGCATAATGCAGTACCATAAACACCACTGCTCTCAAATCACAACTCACTCACCACATAATGCACCCTCACACCCTGGACCAAAATAAATGTCACACTAGACTGACAACTGTGGACACATGCAGCGAGCGTTACATCATCCACCCCACTACACAAGGGCTGAATCCCAAACAGCACCATAtttcatatatagtgcactacttttggaccggggcccgggtcaaaagtagtgcactatatagggaatagggtgccatttgggacacaggtaaACCCAGTCAAACCCAGCCAGGCTGCTATATTGATTGAGGGATGAAATTATGTGGTTTTCTGCATGGAGTCTTTGTGTGACTGACTGATGAAACACAGGGTTAGTATTATGTAACCCAGAGCCCCAGGCTGTCTGTCAACATCGGTCACAACTCCAGCTCATTCTGAAGGGTCATACATGCAGGCACATGGAAACCGGGACAGTCACAGTAGTGAAAGTGACACAGAAAAGTACTGGGAAAGAGGACCAAGTAGAAACCTACTCTAAATGATACAAAAAGTGTCAGTAGCCTAATGTTACGTATGAATTCATGTATTTCTTATTTCTGAAGGGAAGCACAGACAGACCTCATCTGAGGCTTTAACTCACTGAGAAGTGAGAAGAGGATCTACTGTATGATCTCTATTTAAGTCCCTCTATTagtttgttcatgtttttaaatgctgGAATAATacaccactgtatatatacaaaagtggaACCCTTAGTGgatcagccatacccgttgctgacaggtgtataaaatcgagcacaccgccatgcaatctccatagacaaacattggcactaGAATGGCCTTGTttacatagaatgccacctttccaacaagtcagttcgtcatatttctgccctgctagagctgccccgggcaactgtaagtgccgttaatgtgaaatggaaacatctaggagcaacaacggctaggagcaatggaaacatctaggagcaacaacggctcagccgcaaagcgGTAgacaacacaagctcacagaacgggaccgcagagtgctgaagcacgtaaaacttgtctttcctcgg
This genomic interval from Salvelinus sp. IW2-2015 linkage group LG22, ASM291031v2, whole genome shotgun sequence contains the following:
- the scn3b gene encoding sodium channel regulatory subunit beta-3 isoform X2; protein product: MRTRISVILHSLLLLVLVVQVSRPVCVDVPSETEAVVGNPMKLTCISCMKREEVSAETRVDWYYIPPDEEPVPIYLFDGHPRELEGPWRGRLVWNGSKDLQELSISILNVTMNDTGTYNCKVFRQFEFDSYSHSVTKTLVINLVVREEASDDTTALYSEIMMYVLLVFLTCWLLVEMVYCYRKISKSDEQAQDTAY
- the scn3b gene encoding sodium channel regulatory subunit beta-3 isoform X1; this translates as MRTRISVILHSLLLLVLVVQVSRPVCVDVPSETEAVVGNPMKLTCISCMKREEVSAETRVDWYYIPPDEEPVPIYLFDGHPRELEGPWRGRLVWNGSKDLQELSISILNVTMNDTGTYNCKVFRQFEFDSYSHSVTKTLVINLVVREEASDDTTALYSEIMMYVLLVFLTCWLLVEMVYCYRKISKSDEQAQDTATNYLAIPSENKDNLSVPVTE